The genomic DNA CTTCACCGCCTTCGGCTACTTCGGACCGCCGGCGGCCCACGCCGCGGTGGTCGCCGGCATCGCGCGTGTGCTCGCGCCGGGCGGGCACTGGTTTCTCGACTACTTTGACGGGGAGGCCGTGCAGGCGGAACTGGGTGACGGCGCCCCGCACGGCCGGGAGCGCGAACTGGGCCCCGTGCGGGTCGTCGAAGTGCGACGCTACGTGGCCGCCACGCGCCAGGTGGTCAAGGACGTGCGCCTGGAGGCGCGTCCCGGGCACGAGGACGCCGCCCGGGCGTGGGGCGTCGGGCCCGCCGGGCTGGCCTACGCCGAGGAGGTGGCCGTGTTCACGAGAGCCGAACTGGACGACCTGGCCCGCGCTGCGGGACTCGCGCCCGCCGCCGCGGCCGGCGACTACGACGGGCGGCCGCTCGGCGCCGGCAGCCGCTGGATCCTCGTCTACCGGCAACCGGAACGGACAGCCCGATGACCCGCGACCCCCGCCCACCGGCCGGGCCGTTGCGGGTCCAGGCTTGCGGCCCCCTGGCGGGGATCGTGCCGCCGGGCCACCTTTTCGGGGCGTGGCTGCAGCGGGAAGCCGTGCCCGGCCTCCCGACGGCGGCCGCCGAACTCGCGCGCCTCGCCGACGCGCCGACCGATGTTACGGCCCCGGTCTGGGCCATTCCCCACGTGGCCGCCCAGGCGGAAGGCGCCTCCGCCGCCGCTGGGCCGGCGGTGGTCGTCACGGGCCAGCAGCCGGGCTTCCTCGGCGGCCCCCTGCTGACCCTGCACAAGATCGCGACCGCCGTCGCTCTCGCCGCCCGGGAGTCGGCGGCCGGACGGGCCACCGTACCGGTGTTCTGGTCCGGCGACGCCGACGACGACCTGGCCGAGGCCCTCGCGCCGGTGGGCTGGGACAACCGGGGGGAACTGCGCGGGGCGACGTCCCGCGGACTCCTGCGGCGCCCGGAATCGGCGCGGGCCATCCTCGCCAGGTGCGGACCGGAGGTGTGGTCCGCCGGCTGGGAGGCGGCGCTGCCGGACGGGCCGGGGCAGCAGCTCGCCCGGACGCCCCTGCAGCACGGGGGGGCGTGGGGGCCGGTCCAGGCCGCGTTGATCCGACGACTCTTCGCCGGCTTCCCGCT from bacterium includes the following:
- the bshC gene encoding bacillithiol biosynthesis BshC → MTRDPRPPAGPLRVQACGPLAGIVPPGHLFGAWLQREAVPGLPTAAAELARLADAPTDVTAPVWAIPHVAAQAEGASAAAGPAVVVTGQQPGFLGGPLLTLHKIATAVALAARESAAGRATVPVFWSGDADDDLAEALAPVGWDNRGELRGATSRGLLRRPESARAILARCGPEVWSAGWEAALPDGPGQQLARTPLQHGGAWGPVQAALIRRLFAGFPLVVVRGDDPALHEAAGPLYAELLRRRAELASLARERGAALAAAGFHAQIGGRSLARPLFRAPGSRREALAAGDTAPAADLRPGVLLR
- a CDS encoding class I SAM-dependent methyltransferase produces the protein MTDPAGGPWFATAFGAHYPLLYRHRDADEAARAVALLPTLAPLHEPILDLGCGDGRHLALLAPQRRTLGLDLSPHLLAAATARPDGAPAPLVRGDMRCLPLAAGSCGTVLSLFTAFGYFGPPAAHAAVVAGIARVLAPGGHWFLDYFDGEAVQAELGDGAPHGRERELGPVRVVEVRRYVAATRQVVKDVRLEARPGHEDAARAWGVGPAGLAYAEEVAVFTRAELDDLARAAGLAPAAAAGDYDGRPLGAGSRWILVYRQPERTAR